The Macadamia integrifolia cultivar HAES 741 chromosome 4, SCU_Mint_v3, whole genome shotgun sequence genome contains the following window.
AATTGGGTAGAAGCTTaacagtttcttcttcttctaaagtACTCAAGCATATCGAACACTCGGCGGTGTCGGCGGCATCGGCGGCGCCGTCAGTGTTGTCCGGTTTTTTGTAGATGAACGTTGGTAATGCGGCGATGACTGATGGGAGTAGGCCAGTTTTAGGTGGTTCAAGTGAGGAGAATTGTTGTTGGGGTCCTCCAATGGCAATGAATAGCTCAGGGATTGGTTGGTCGtcaccgccgccgccgccgccgccaccGCTGCGCCTCCTATAGTGTCGCCGGAGAAGACATCTTCCATAGATGCACCGGAGACTGTGGAGGACGATAATAGTAGTTATAACTAAAAAGACTAAGGCGGCGGCACCATTTATGGTGGTGTTAAAGTTAGTACTTTGGAATCTTATAAAACCAGCCATATGGGTTTGCCAATTGGAACTTATGGTGTGTTTGGTATTTTAAATGACCTTTTTTAGGAATATAATCTAAATTAATTGCGTGATaattagataaaaaaataataaataaataaataaggtttCGTGTGCCATAAATCTTATATGTCACCATGTATCACGCTTGCTATTTGGAGACCATGGTAAGTGTGTCTTGTGGCTGGTAAAATATTCCATATCAACCTGTATCATGCCTCTTCTATGATAgaccatttatttatttatttttatcgtAACTTTAAGGGTTGAAAGCAACACAAAAATCTTCGCCAACGAGGGTCTTTAGGGATTAAGAACCACATTTCTTGAAAATTATCCATTAATCAACTATCAAACAAGTTGGTGAAAACATATTTTGTAATGAGTGAGGtggtgcggtgagcatcggatggttgAGACAAGCTCGAGGTACGTGCCCAAATGCTCTCAACCATTTGATGTTCACTGCACCACTATATTTATTGTAGAAAATAACCGTTTGATTAATTGTTAAGCAAGCATTGTCAAATCGCTAGGCCAAGGACTAGGTGGGTGTGCAATTAAGGAAATTCGAAGTTTCCAACATTGCAAAACTGTGTGAGGTTTGAGGGTGTAAATATGGTATTAAGGTGCGGCCCAATGTATTGGAATATAATCAAGCAGACCCTCGAAGTTTTGAAGGTTCATTGTAGCATTGTATGTATATGTAATTTAAAGAGTTGAAGAGTATGTAAGGAATATATATGAGGTCCATTTTCcccacaagaagaaaaagaaaaagaaaaacttatttAATGCCACCTTGTTTTGTATATGTGTGTATATTGTATTggttctcacaaaaaaaaaaaatatattgtattGGTTATTGGTTATTGGTTATTGGTTTAAGTGGAACAGCAGcacatggaagaaagaaaaaaaaattctgcgTCAGCTCTACCATGGTAGGATCCTAATGGATAGCTGAGTCCGGGGAATCTGCACGTACATGAAGAATAAATACTCTTCACATATGTTGGTTAGTTGACATGAGACAGAGGAACCATCTCGTACACTCCTCTTAAAATTTCGTCGTTCGATCCTTATTCTATCTCCCTTTCTTTCActtattggtttttattttaataatcatttattttctctttctttattcaaCCCTCtccatttttcaaattttattcaATTGCACTTTGAGGATTGCGAATTTGGATCTGCTGTACGTACGTTCATTTGGATATATATGTGTAGATTCAACATTTGCCTATTTTGATTTCATATATATTTCTCTTCACTCTTTTAACggaaaaaaatggaacaagTGTTGGATCTTTCCACATGTATATCCAGTTGTCTAAGTGAACCTATGTGCAGAGGATCCAAAGGGAAGGGCAGAGAAGGGGAAAGGAAGAGGGTAGGGAGTCGGATGGGATGTGCAGAGGTGGAAGCAAAAAAATGCATTGGGGAGATTGCAAATTTGATCCCCTTTTAAGTTGCAGCCGGTTTGAGGGTTTGAATGAACATCATCTCATGGAGGAGAACGGATCTGCTGATGGCGCAGtcaagaagcattattttctCCATAATTTTAATGCTTGGCCAAAAAACAGAGGAAGGAAGCCCACCTTAGCCCATTTCAAATGGAGGGTCACTTTAATACCGAGTGGGTAATGAACTGATTCCGGAGCCAACCCAAGCCCACCTAAACCaccaaataaatgaaatttgacACCAAATCAAAAACTTCCTAAATcaaattttcccttcttttttgttttgttttgttttttttttttctttttcagattCATCCATTTCCCCATCAAAATCATTTCGATTTTGACACATATGTTCTAATGTCACATGGGTTAGAATAATAGAGAGAATATCAGTATAAACCCTATGACTCATTATGTGTGAGGGTGTATGATAGATCTTGCATTATGATGTTTTGTGCGCTTTTTGCTCCCTTATGTTGAATTTATAGTGTAAAATCTACTTTGTCattaaaattcatttaaaattcCAAACATACTCTTTATTTCTAGATTATCTAGACCACCTAATGATTTTAAATATCGGGAATCGGATTGGTATCAATTTGTGTCAATACTAATCCAGTATCAATCTAGATCAATCAAGTATTGATATTAATCTCAGCCAATATCAATACGATTTGATGGATCCAATAGTGATACTTAGAACCCTGagagttaggggtgtcaatcggttgggccGGGCCAATCTCGGTCAGGCCTAGCTAGGTTTGCGGGCCTATGTCCttggaccatgacctacctatttaacgAATGAGTTAGTCTCGGTTGGGTTATGGGCTTTAATCGAGCTTCTCCTAATCGGGTTAATCGACTATAATGGGGCCTTAAAtggtctttatttttttttagatttaagatacattaatttattttattaaatcatcaataattttgaaaagatattacacttaattacaataaataattgttaaaaaaatattaatatatatatatatatatatatatcatattctatccaacaaaaaaaaatcaaaatacctatataaacggTCAGGCTAAATGTGTCGGTCCGAGTGGGCTTGTAAACAAGTCGGGCCAGTTGGGAGGCCCATCGGACTTACCTCTTGCACtttgtactacctatttataaacgggtTGGGCTTAGGCCAGACACGTTTATTAATGGAGCCGGTCCAGGTAAAGCCATAAAAGGTATTGGGTTTGattgggcttggaattgacaccctcaCCTGAGACCACTACCTCATAAATAAGCATCCAAATGCATTATCTTTCTCCCAAAACTTATTTTGAAAACTCTTGAGAAAGAGCCAAAATGGATTATGAGAATTCAATTTATAGAGACCCTTAGAAATATGGGCCTAGTCGAGACTCAAGACTCAGGACCAGACCAACATCCGTGCATtacatggatttaggggatggtatcgatGTCAATATCAATTTGATACTGATTGGGAACAAATCAGATCAGCATGTATCGGTtgattttaccattttttttttaaatataatttttttattattttaaccTGAAATGATAAGAGTAACCGACCGAATTCGTCAGGAATTAAGAATCGATTTTAACCGATATAGATAAGATCGATACGACACCGACACTTGAAACTAATATGCCTGGTGGCCCGTTAGCCATCAGGTTCATAGTTGAACAGCTACAAAACTCTTCTCCAATCACGCATCGGTCGTACGGATCAGATACTCCCGACTCCTATTTTATCCCCTATAACGAcgatgtctctctctctctctctctcatcataagccccaccatcatcatcttcttcacagTGGGAAAACAGTAGCAAACGAAGGAACTTGCCTTCTCCTTTACATGAAGCCGCcaacaaaaaaatgtttcagTGAGCTACTGAGCTACGGCGGAAGAGCCCAGTTGAAGAACTGAGTTGGTTCTCATGGCAGAGAATTGCTACAGCAGCGATAGCAGCAAAAACAGCAACATTAACAACAAATCCTGCATAACCCACATGGCTTATGATCATCTCATCtcgattcttcttcttcttccaatagATTCGATCCTTTCTATTGGCATGACTTGCAGGAGATTCAAGTCTCTAGTTTCCTCAGAAGCTCTTTGGGAATCAATCTTCAGGAGAGATTGGGGGAACGATTCTGTGGATGCCCTCTTGTCATATCCGGATATGAAGCATATCTCATGGAAGAAGCTCTATCAGCAGGTTTCTAAATTTGGTTCTGTCTATTGTCATAAATTATCTGCTGTAGATGATGGGATGTGTCCAAGGCCCAGAGCTTCTCACTCGCTTAATTTTGTGTCGGATTGTCTGGTTTTATTTGGTGGAGGTTGTGACGGAGGTTAGATTTTCAGATACTCATCTCCGATTATAGCTATTTTTGCTACTGATTGGGATTCGAGTTGGATTCTAACTTTCTATGTGGGTAGTCTtaatttatatttctttttattttctaatgctTTTGGGATATTTGGCTTTTAAATTATGAATTTGTGTGTCTTCCCCCTTTTTAGAATAGTTTAATTGACTGGTATGTATGgatgtaattattattttaattgccATTTTTCTGTTGGGTTTGGTCGGTTTCTGAGATCAGACCATGTTAAAGGTTAGTTTTATAATACCCTTATCTGAGGTTGGTATTTGGTAGTGATCCTTTGCTTTTTGAAGATCTTGGATCAGAAACAGTTGGGTCTCTATCAATTAATTGGGATTGTTGTCATCTTGAACTTTTTCTATGTTAAGCTGCATGCTTTAATTGTTTGTCCCCagatgattttttaaaatctttgaTGATTTATGTTGACTGGTACTACTAATTGTCTATTCCATCATTTCCATGGGTTTCATGCAAAAATATCCTCTCAAACTGCTGGGATGCCCAACTAGACAGCCGATGGCTGGGAGGACCTGGGGCGCTCGCCCATTATGTTGGGGTGTGTGTCCGGGTCCTCCCGATCGTCGTCGGATGCCTGGTTGGGTGCTCAACCGGTTGGAGAGGAGCTGGATCCGTTTCTCACCACTGTTGGTGTCAGCGTTTACTTTTCTGTAGTTTATTCATGACttgatcataaaaaatcagaaacaTTGAATTGTAAACTTTGGAACATAAATTTGTTTTCAGTGCTGAAAATGGCTTCTCTATTAAGTATTCCTTTTTCTGGATGATGCATATATTGCCAATAAATGAAAATATGGTTTTTACTAATTTGCAATAGCTTCCATTAGTTTTCTGGTTGCAGCATATGTTGATCCGTAAATGTCTTTGCTCTTGTGAGATGCATTTATGCATTCTTTTGTTAAGAATGTTCTGTTCTAGAATGATGCCCTGTCATGGTACCTTGTGGGATTTATAGATTTCGAAACTTGGAAGTatgtttcttcctctttcaaTTGGTGAAAGCTTCTCAAATCTGCAGTTGTAGGGTTTagctgatttttttattctgctGCAGGCAATAGATGGATTTGGATTGCTCAAAATTGATTACTGTTGAATTACTCAAATCATAGCTGAAAAACATTGGAAGAGTCTAGATCATTGTTTATTCTCTGCAAAATTTAGATATATTTGTTTGGGTTTTGGCATGACTGAATGTCAATTGTGTcatctctgtaatgcaagcttTGGAAGCTCAGTCTAGATTTGGATTTGttcttcaaaaaagaaaataagagaactTCATAGCTGAACTAGGCTAAATTAATTTAAACAGGAAAATGAATTAGGCTAAAACCTGTAGGTAAAATTTTGCCTGGACAGACGTGCACGGCTAGATGGTTTCTCTTGATGAGCAGTGTTAGGACTGTCAATTTCAGTCAATTAAATCATGGCCTTTGACAAAGGATCGTACAAGGGAAAAAGCGATTTATACAAAGGAATTGGAACCCCATATGCTATATTGTATATGAAAATcagggccaaaaaaaaaatcagcttcATCAACTTACTATGAATCCCCCAGTTACCTCCTTTCACTCTAGACCATGAAATCTCTTTTTCGGACACAGGGAAAAGAGATATCCCACCAATATAAACATTTCTGAAGGGAAAATTAAACAATCTAGGCCAGAAACAATAAAAGCCATCACTGAGACTGTAACCAGAGCTTAGCAATGGACCATTGCCCCCCTCTATGAAGCTTGGGCAAAGCCCAAAAATCAGCACCTAATCATGTTTTTGGAGTAGCCAGTGTTCATGAAATATTGCCTCTCGTATTCTTTTTCACTGAAATCTCAGTCTGGTGAATGGAGGTGGAAGACAGTCTGATCATCTActcaaacaagaaaacaaagagCTTGCAGAGCTAAGGCCAACGATCCCTGTGAATGGTTACAATATCCTCATCTGACAGTAGTAATGTTCAATAAACTTCTCCGTacaggagaaagaagatgattaGAGAAGTGAAGGCCTTTGCTATCAATGGAGAAgatgtgggagagagagagagagattatgtaGAGGAGTTCACAGTCACTGGAGCAATCAAAAATGAATTTTGCTTTGAAAAAACAAATACAGACAAGGAGAGGTCATTGCCTTTGCCATTGGTGGAGAACTGTGGCTTTCAAATGTGGGAAAGAGAAAACCTTCCTGTTAGTTCGCTGTTGTTGGAGAAAATGGGATTTGGCATTTTGGGCTTGCaatgggaaaaaaaggaaaaggtaaATAATACCTTCCACAAGCTGATTGTCACTAGGGAAAATGGGTCATTGGCTAGGTTCATCTGCCCCCTTTCTGGAGCACTATATTTCCAGCATTTCAGTGCTATATCATATCATGATGTCCCTATATAGAAAATGATCCTTATTTAAAGTTTGTTACCTAAGGACACTGAAATCGATGGTCCATTCACTGCTCATCAAGAGATAGCATCTTGACATGCTCATCAGAGAAACTGCACCCTAGCTTCAGGCTTCAGCTGTCATGGAGTCACTGAGATTTTGTGAGGAGCATAGGAATGGTATTTACCCTTGCAGTTTTCTCTTTGACATCATCTAAAAGGCATTCTCCATGAAAGACTTTTTCCATGGGATTTTTCTCATTCCTGCTATATACtttttcctcaacgtctcagtCACGTGGATACCATTGTCACGGATAGTCCCACACCTGTTCCACCTAGATGCACTTTTATGGACTTGGAATTTTAGATTCATAACTTACATATGGTTGTGTGAATCAATAAGAAGGTCAAAGATGTCTATTTACAAGTGCGCCTAGGAATACATAATGGATTCTGTAGCTTCTCAGGTGATAAGTCCTCAGAATGTGTTTGAAGTTCCCAGTCAAATATTGTTAGTAATGCACTGGCACACTAAGGTTCTGGCAGAGATGTGCAGACAAGTAATTGGAGCATTCTTTTAGCTAACCCCATGGCTTAGTATGTTCAATGTTAATGACTGAAAAGTAGATTGTTTTATAATTAATAATTGAATAACTCAGAAGTGGTTCTGAACgtttattttatttccctttctCTGTCTAATGTAAGCCTATCCTGCAAGTAAATTATTTGCTGTAGATTTTCTCTATGCTTGATGCTCTTGGACCTCATCATGTTTAATCTCttctaaaatattatttataattttttaatttttttattattttattttttaatgtatgGTAGAACttctgaaaaagaaaagagaaaaacacaagtaaaattttcattttaacaaTTATGATTTAAGTAAATAGGACTTGGACAAGTCTGCAAACTTACTGATGCTTTAACAGTTCTGGATTCT
Protein-coding sequences here:
- the LOC122076368 gene encoding E3 ubiquitin-protein ligase ATL41-like, producing the protein MAGFIRFQSTNFNTTINGAAALVFLVITTIIVLHSLRCIYGRCLLRRHYRRRSGGGGGGGGDDQPIPELFIAIGGPQQQFSSLEPPKTGLLPSVIAALPTFIYKKPDNTDGAADAADTAECSICLSTLEEEETVKLLPNCLHVFHTQCIDMWLSAQTTCPICRAVAEPHAPPVAAEQEQAAEEAQSHGTGDEVVPPPPPSISSAPLEPLNSMAPISSEGTSEESSSAQSSKVVDESSSGLSSFHKIFSRRERSGRRIQPFEVSANGMENP